A window of Amyelois transitella isolate CPQ chromosome 30, ilAmyTran1.1, whole genome shotgun sequence contains these coding sequences:
- the LOC106136556 gene encoding uncharacterized protein LOC106136556 isoform X2 codes for MATSNHVVDKNKIPSIYLGNRKITVLKSDSNLLQSFKNQQIYREDLIYESKSGDFLNSSENICIVNRHNLTSNFRQTLVRKAGGSEVLKTSDDIVRLIGQQNYDLVFSAISSVFSLELKVRGILALLTARRFNDICVQTNETKNIKTCVDVECQTNENCMDLFFKKNKRKRIKRQTLTPYVVKDDKPPSKTVKKIVIQPDEFCEFQKPDASEGGSTLPVLVLHDEDSNTSIGNMSSLSANTIPLLLENPTAILDNIPMRTEPDAEQTSTDHCPTTLTMLDGTFVTLSVKPEDDLHIATSDILNNVNPEQRCKLKLLQAFYDWKYCLEKDEDGNLPIHIAVNNDDMELLRRQCLVLTMRKESVDIEAGDRTALQMSLYQKDAAATELLLKYGADPLKTDAENRTCVHLAAEEGTEHLRAIIKHCRDEPLSILRENEELCNPGIESMTKEEQADHLLDKICRMTDNQGYTPLMLASKLGLYENVAALLDAAPKTVNLQMPNSGNTALYVAVSAACMDASGEPNPLSGILKV; via the exons atggccACATCAAACCATGTTGtggataaaaacaaaattccgTCAATCTACTTGGGAAATAGAAAGATCACGGTGCTTAAAAGTGATAGCAATTTGCTACAGAGTTTCAAGAACCAGCAAATTTATAGAGAAGACTTAATTTACGAGTCAAAGTCCGGGGACTTTTTGAATTCGTCAGAAAATATTTGCATTGTAAATCGTCATAATTTGACGTCGAATTTTCGTCAGACTTTGGTTAGGAAAGCTGGCGGGAGTGAGGTGCTGAAAACTTCAGATGACATCGTAAGACTTATTGGCCAACAGAATTATGATTTAGTATTTTCCGCTATCAGTTCAGTGTTCAGTTTAGAGTTGAAAGTGCGTGGGATTCTTGCCTTGTTGACTGCTAGAAGATTTAACGATATATGTGTCCAAACAAACGAaacaaaaaacatcaaaacgtGTGTGGACGTGGAGTGTCAAACCAATGAGAACTGTATGGACTTGTTCTTTAAGAAGAACAAACGAAAAAGAATCAAACGGCAAACGTTAACTCCATATGTTGTGAAAGATGATAAGCCTCCGTCTAAAactgtgaaaaaaattgtgattcaGCCCGATGAATTCTGTGAATTTCAAAAGCCTGACGCAAGTGAAGGGGGAAGTACCTTACCCGTTTTGGTTTTGCACGATGAGGACTCTAACACAAGTATTGGTAACATGTCATCATTATCGGCTAATACCATTCCGTTGTTGCTAGAAAACCCTACCGCAATACTTGATAATATTCCAATGCGTACAGAGCCTGATGCAGAGCAGACGTCTACTGATCACTGTCCAACAACTTTAACGATGCTGGACGGTACATTTGTGACATTGTCCGTTAAACCTGAGGACGATTTGCATATTGCTACGTcggatattttaaataatgttaatccAGAACAACGTTGCAAGTTGAAATTGTTGCAAGCGTTTTACGATTGGAAATATTGTTTGGAGAAAGATGAAGATGGGAATTT ACCGATACACATCGCTGTGAACAATGACGACATGGAACTGCTGAGGAGACAGTGCCTCGTGCTCACTATGAGGAAGGAGTCCGTCGACATTGAGGCTGGGGATCGG ACGGCCCTACAAATGTCACTCTACCAAAAAGACGCGGCCGCAACGGAACTGCTCCTCAAATACGGCGCTGATCCGCTGAAGACTGACGCCGAGAATCGAACCTGCGTCCACTTGGCAGCGGAAGAGGGCACTGAACATCTGAGGGCTATCATCAAACATTGCCGTGACGAGccttt ATCGATATTAAGAGAAAACGAAGAGTTGTGCAACCCGGGAATCGAATCTATGACCAAGGAGGAACAGGCGGACCATCTTCTTGACAAGATCTGCAGAATGACAGATAATCAAG gTTACACCCCATTAATGTTGGCGAGCAAGCTGGGCTTGTACGAGAACGTTGCCGCCTTACTTGACGCCGCTCCGAAGACGGTCAACTTGCAAATGCCCAACAGTGGAAACACAGCCTTATATGTAGCTGTCAGCGCGGCCTGCATGGACGCTTCGG
- the LOC106136549 gene encoding uncharacterized protein LOC106136549, giving the protein MPYYCTVPRCTSMAGKAKNVSFHQFPRDEELAKLWNDILKRGKPYTKYSKVCSLHFKPEDYTITSVGKNKGQWRTLRKDAIPSQNLPTDNPSSYVRRDRNTGSWVPSSPSPGFIDTRMQQQMAQAIYVQTMLAMHAAGATESLSVNSTNGAPGLDNQDNGRPTLEQLLKTTDNTTESDAETVSSYKCTECLKCFKDPDVFKLHKRVHVKDDSNCSEKENLTEGQTLKSNPILANLLRSNTGNVNSSDTSNIMSIENHIMAALAVNMETYIRSVSMLKGSLDTVDNSRESEEKNGSDGDSDESNNTVTEIVETRDTSDLVVDEKS; this is encoded by the exons ATGCCATATTACTGCACAGTGCCCCGATGTACTTCCATGGCTGGTAAAGCCAAAAACGTCTCCTTCCACCAATTTCCGAGGGACGAGGAGTTAGCAAAGCTTTGGAATGACATACTCAAAAGAGGGAAGCCCTACACGAAGTATTCCAAAGTCTGCAGCTTGCATTTCAAGCCCGAAGATTACACAATAACAAgtgttggtaaaaataaag GTCAATGGCGTACTCTCCGCAAAGATGCTATACCATCACAAAACTTGCCAACAGACAATCCGTCTTCGTACGTCCGAAGAGACAGGAACACAGGCTCGTGGGTGCCAAGTAGTCCATCTCCTGGCTTCATAGATACCAGG ATGCAACAACAGATGGCTCAAGCTATATATGTACAGACCATGCTGGCGATGCACGCTGCGGGGGCGACAGAGTCTCTTTCAGTCAACAGCACCAATG GCGCGCCAGGTTTGGATAATCAAGACAACGGCCGGCCAACATTAGAACAACTACTGAAAACAACAGATAATACAACGGAATCTGATGCTGAAACCGTTTCATCATACAAATGTACGGAATGCCTCAAATGTTTCAAAGATCCGGACGTATTCAAACTCCACAAGAGAGTTCATGTGAAAGATGATTCCAATTGTAGTGAAAAGGAGAATTTGACAGAAGGACAAACATTGAAATCTAATCCTATATTAGCTAATTTACTAAGATCTAACACGGGTAATGTCAATAGTTCTGATACGAGTAATATTATGAGTATAGAAAATCACATTATGGCCGCTTTGGCTGTCAATATGGAAACGTATATTAGGAGTGTGTCAATGTTGAAAGGCAGTTTGGATACGGTTGATAATAGCAGAGAATCAGAAGAAAAGAACGGGTCAGACGGAGATTCGGATGAATCTAATAATACCGTTACAGAAATAGTTGAGACGAGAGATACTAGTGATTTGGTGGTCGATgagaaatcataa
- the LOC106136546 gene encoding uncharacterized protein LOC106136546 isoform X1 encodes MGYYCTVPQCTSLAGKTKNVKFHRFPRDETMADKWNLILKRGKPYTKYSKVCSLHFTQSDYNVTTMGQWKTLSKDAIPSQNLPKLDADGNVMVIRKSRTIKYRDSTQKREELHSEKGEKWQILSQQHQATSLTETVMNDSTDPSIAYRLQSLSTIAHVVSPKTKKQDAFMQTDPIQSEEDDSQPNNSYSEPSEKSYASEVAPEYPAPAPQEFPKNYELPKDYTKNDEDFIPRTNEEYNKEAEKYALERKSHNGYEKPVLDGFHKDMLGDGYQKDVYTFEKSYRTEYYHNSGYQDSVEMLRNQQHNLQILQEQHSANENQNFFNENHIKQEVDLNADEDKFMFDRNKDIEANKPMDGHYVHQRLMEQLQHHVKQEPDTNAACEPVLQPQGSPYYQSNTHNNATGYGAGAARPGAELLIAKQNALAAHTQLWQNTMKRPFFYSDSPHYNGSQLLHRYEESISRILQ; translated from the exons ATGGGTTATTATTGCACCGTACCACAATGCACATCGCTTGCCGGCAAGACGAAAAACGTGAAGTTCCACCGTTTTCCACGCGACGAGACAATGGCTGACAAATGGAATTTGATTTTGAAGCGCGGAAAGCCATACACAAAATATTCTAAAGTTTGCAGTCTTCATTTTACCCAGTCAGATTACAACGTTACAACGATGG GACAATGGAAGACCCTGAGCAAAGACGCCATCCCCTCACAGAATTTGCCCAAGTTGGACGCTGACGGTAATGTTATGGTGATCAGAAAGAGTCGCACCATTAAATATAGGGATTCTACGCAGAAGAGGGAAGAGTTACACAG CGAGAAAGGTGAGAAATGGCAGATTCTCTCCCAACAACACCAAGCTACCAGTCTCACGGAGACTGTGATGAACGACTCGACCGATCCTAGC ATTGCCTACCGTCTACAATCGCTATCGACCATCGCCCACGTTGTGTCGCCAAAAACAAAGAAGCAGGATGCGTTTATGCAAACAGATCCAATTCAATCTGAAGAGGACGACTCCCAACCTAACAACAGCTACAGCGAGCCATCAGAGAAGTCCTACGCGTCCGAAGTGGCCCCGGAGTACCCAGCACCAGCTCCACAGGAGTTCCCCAAGAACTACGAGCTCCCGAAGGATTATACCAAGAACGATGAAGATTTCATACCGAGAACGAACGAGGAATACAATAAAGAGGCCGAGAAATATGCACTGGAAAGGAAATCTCACAACGGCTATGAGAAACCCGTGTTGGATGGATTCCATAAAGATATGCTCGGTGACGGTTATCAGAAAGATGTGTATACGTTCGAGAAGAGTTACAGAACGGAGTATTATCACAACTCTGGGTATCAGGACAGCGTTGAGATGCTGAGGAATCAGCAGCACAATCTCCAGATATTGCAGGAACAGCACAGTGCCAATGAGAATCAGAATTTTTTCAACGAGAACCATATAAAGCAGGAGGTGGATTTGAACGCTGACGAGGATAAGTTTATGTTCGACAGGAATAAGGATATAG AAGCGAACAAGCCAATGGACGGCCATTACGTCCATCAACGTCTAATGGAACAGCTGCAGCATCACGTCAAGCAGGAACCGGATACTAATGCAG CTTGCGAGCCGGTACTTCAGCCGCAAGGGAGCCCTTACTATCAATCGAACACGCATAACAATGCGACAg GGtacggcgcgggcgcggcgcggccGGGCGCCGAGCTGCTGATCGCGAAGCAGAACGCGCTGGCGGCGCACACGCAGCTGT GGCAGAACACTATGAAAAGACCATTCTTCTATAGTGACAGCCCTCACTATAATGGATCGCAATTATTGCATAGATACGAG gaatCAATTTCAAGAATCCTACAGTGA
- the LOC106136546 gene encoding uncharacterized protein LOC106136546 isoform X2: MSKVNNMKLNKVYSAIVGCSIKPRQWKTLSKDAIPSQNLPKLDADGNVMVIRKSRTIKYRDSTQKREELHSEKGEKWQILSQQHQATSLTETVMNDSTDPSIAYRLQSLSTIAHVVSPKTKKQDAFMQTDPIQSEEDDSQPNNSYSEPSEKSYASEVAPEYPAPAPQEFPKNYELPKDYTKNDEDFIPRTNEEYNKEAEKYALERKSHNGYEKPVLDGFHKDMLGDGYQKDVYTFEKSYRTEYYHNSGYQDSVEMLRNQQHNLQILQEQHSANENQNFFNENHIKQEVDLNADEDKFMFDRNKDIEANKPMDGHYVHQRLMEQLQHHVKQEPDTNAACEPVLQPQGSPYYQSNTHNNATGYGAGAARPGAELLIAKQNALAAHTQLWQNTMKRPFFYSDSPHYNGSQLLHRYEESISRILQ, from the exons ATGAGCAAGGTCAATAATATGAAGTTAAACAAAGTTTACAGTGCCATTGTAGGATGCAGTATAAAACCAA GACAATGGAAGACCCTGAGCAAAGACGCCATCCCCTCACAGAATTTGCCCAAGTTGGACGCTGACGGTAATGTTATGGTGATCAGAAAGAGTCGCACCATTAAATATAGGGATTCTACGCAGAAGAGGGAAGAGTTACACAG CGAGAAAGGTGAGAAATGGCAGATTCTCTCCCAACAACACCAAGCTACCAGTCTCACGGAGACTGTGATGAACGACTCGACCGATCCTAGC ATTGCCTACCGTCTACAATCGCTATCGACCATCGCCCACGTTGTGTCGCCAAAAACAAAGAAGCAGGATGCGTTTATGCAAACAGATCCAATTCAATCTGAAGAGGACGACTCCCAACCTAACAACAGCTACAGCGAGCCATCAGAGAAGTCCTACGCGTCCGAAGTGGCCCCGGAGTACCCAGCACCAGCTCCACAGGAGTTCCCCAAGAACTACGAGCTCCCGAAGGATTATACCAAGAACGATGAAGATTTCATACCGAGAACGAACGAGGAATACAATAAAGAGGCCGAGAAATATGCACTGGAAAGGAAATCTCACAACGGCTATGAGAAACCCGTGTTGGATGGATTCCATAAAGATATGCTCGGTGACGGTTATCAGAAAGATGTGTATACGTTCGAGAAGAGTTACAGAACGGAGTATTATCACAACTCTGGGTATCAGGACAGCGTTGAGATGCTGAGGAATCAGCAGCACAATCTCCAGATATTGCAGGAACAGCACAGTGCCAATGAGAATCAGAATTTTTTCAACGAGAACCATATAAAGCAGGAGGTGGATTTGAACGCTGACGAGGATAAGTTTATGTTCGACAGGAATAAGGATATAG AAGCGAACAAGCCAATGGACGGCCATTACGTCCATCAACGTCTAATGGAACAGCTGCAGCATCACGTCAAGCAGGAACCGGATACTAATGCAG CTTGCGAGCCGGTACTTCAGCCGCAAGGGAGCCCTTACTATCAATCGAACACGCATAACAATGCGACAg GGtacggcgcgggcgcggcgcggccGGGCGCCGAGCTGCTGATCGCGAAGCAGAACGCGCTGGCGGCGCACACGCAGCTGT GGCAGAACACTATGAAAAGACCATTCTTCTATAGTGACAGCCCTCACTATAATGGATCGCAATTATTGCATAGATACGAG gaatCAATTTCAAGAATCCTACAGTGA
- the LOC106136546 gene encoding uncharacterized protein LOC106136546 isoform X3: MVIRKSRTIKYRDSTQKREELHSEKGEKWQILSQQHQATSLTETVMNDSTDPSIAYRLQSLSTIAHVVSPKTKKQDAFMQTDPIQSEEDDSQPNNSYSEPSEKSYASEVAPEYPAPAPQEFPKNYELPKDYTKNDEDFIPRTNEEYNKEAEKYALERKSHNGYEKPVLDGFHKDMLGDGYQKDVYTFEKSYRTEYYHNSGYQDSVEMLRNQQHNLQILQEQHSANENQNFFNENHIKQEVDLNADEDKFMFDRNKDIEANKPMDGHYVHQRLMEQLQHHVKQEPDTNAACEPVLQPQGSPYYQSNTHNNATGYGAGAARPGAELLIAKQNALAAHTQLWQNTMKRPFFYSDSPHYNGSQLLHRYEESISRILQ, translated from the exons ATGGTGATCAGAAAGAGTCGCACCATTAAATATAGGGATTCTACGCAGAAGAGGGAAGAGTTACACAG CGAGAAAGGTGAGAAATGGCAGATTCTCTCCCAACAACACCAAGCTACCAGTCTCACGGAGACTGTGATGAACGACTCGACCGATCCTAGC ATTGCCTACCGTCTACAATCGCTATCGACCATCGCCCACGTTGTGTCGCCAAAAACAAAGAAGCAGGATGCGTTTATGCAAACAGATCCAATTCAATCTGAAGAGGACGACTCCCAACCTAACAACAGCTACAGCGAGCCATCAGAGAAGTCCTACGCGTCCGAAGTGGCCCCGGAGTACCCAGCACCAGCTCCACAGGAGTTCCCCAAGAACTACGAGCTCCCGAAGGATTATACCAAGAACGATGAAGATTTCATACCGAGAACGAACGAGGAATACAATAAAGAGGCCGAGAAATATGCACTGGAAAGGAAATCTCACAACGGCTATGAGAAACCCGTGTTGGATGGATTCCATAAAGATATGCTCGGTGACGGTTATCAGAAAGATGTGTATACGTTCGAGAAGAGTTACAGAACGGAGTATTATCACAACTCTGGGTATCAGGACAGCGTTGAGATGCTGAGGAATCAGCAGCACAATCTCCAGATATTGCAGGAACAGCACAGTGCCAATGAGAATCAGAATTTTTTCAACGAGAACCATATAAAGCAGGAGGTGGATTTGAACGCTGACGAGGATAAGTTTATGTTCGACAGGAATAAGGATATAG AAGCGAACAAGCCAATGGACGGCCATTACGTCCATCAACGTCTAATGGAACAGCTGCAGCATCACGTCAAGCAGGAACCGGATACTAATGCAG CTTGCGAGCCGGTACTTCAGCCGCAAGGGAGCCCTTACTATCAATCGAACACGCATAACAATGCGACAg GGtacggcgcgggcgcggcgcggccGGGCGCCGAGCTGCTGATCGCGAAGCAGAACGCGCTGGCGGCGCACACGCAGCTGT GGCAGAACACTATGAAAAGACCATTCTTCTATAGTGACAGCCCTCACTATAATGGATCGCAATTATTGCATAGATACGAG gaatCAATTTCAAGAATCCTACAGTGA